Proteins encoded in a region of the Coffea eugenioides isolate CCC68of chromosome 4, Ceug_1.0, whole genome shotgun sequence genome:
- the LOC113767908 gene encoding ABC transporter A family member 2-like, whose product MELQSGMALLSQQFKALFLKNLLVSWRSKGATFVQLFSSLFFMFLIFVIQKAIESRYSSSTSFTDVFDPTPLVFPPIPPCEEKYFVKLPCFDFVWSGNDSRRIGEIVDRILVNNPGRPIPSTKIQSFRTQSEVDNWLLNNPMQCSGALHFWERNSSMISYGIQTNSTFIAKRGSFEDPTFKFQIPLQLAAEREIGRSLIRDPKFSWTVSLKEFAHPGNKIFSAVSTAGPIFFLAISMFGFVFQISALIAEKELKLRQAMTMMGLYDSAYWLSWFTWEGILTLLSALFTVLFGMMFQFDFFLLNSFAVLFVLFYLFQLNMIGFAFMLSAFISKASSSTTVGFSVFTIGFLTQIVTVFGFPYTKKFSNTFRIIWSIFPPNVFAQGLQLLSDATSTPQDHGVSWNRRAKCTPNDTECLITINDIYVWLVSTFFVWLILAIYFDNILPNVSGVRKSVLYFLMPGYWMGRGGNKAEEGGICSCRGSIPPLESFTLDDEDVLEEENIVKQKMDESVLDASVVVQIRGLVKIFPGRTKISCCKCERSSPYHALKGMWVNIAKDQLFCLLGPNGAGKTTAINCLTGITPVTSGDALIYGFSIRSSTGMSNIRRMIGVCPQFDILWDALSGQEHLHLFASIKGLPPASIKLVTQKSLAEVKLTEAARIRASSYSGGMKRRLSVAIALIGEPKLVILDEPTTGMDPISRRHVWHIIENAKRGRAIVLTTHSMEEADILSDRIGIMAKGRLRCIGTSIRLKSKFGTGFIATISLLGSTDETSAAKDNSTIAQYEVVKQFFKHHLDVLPKDENKSFLTFVIPHDKERLLMNFFAGLEDRKEEFGIADIQLGLATLEEVFLNIAKKAELESAAAEGSFQTVTLNSGLSVQIPMGARFIGIPGTESTEYPNGIMVEIFWEQDDCGALCISHHSQEMPIPSHVQLRASSTALRRNFSGRRKQVDGFVIDPIQIFDTDT is encoded by the exons ATGGAGTTGCAGAGCGGAATGGCTCTGCTATCTCAGCAGTTCAAAGCTTTATTCCTCAAAAACCTCTTGGTTTCATGGCGGAGCAAGGGAGCCACCTTTGTACAGCTCTTCTCTTCACTCTTCTTCATGTTCCTGATTTTCGTCATCCAGAAGGCAATTGAATCTCGCTATTCTTCCTCCACCAGTTTCACCGACGTTTTCGACCCCACGCCTCTGGTTTTCCCCCCGATTCCGCCCTGTGAGGAGAAGTATTTCGTGAAGCTCCCGTGCTTCGATTTTGTCTGGAGCGGAAATGATAGCAGGAGAATTGGGGAGATCGTTGATCGAATTTTGGTTAATAATCCTGGTAGACCCATCCCTTCAACCAAG ATCCAATCTTTTAGAACACAAAGTGAAGTGGACAATTGGCTCTTGAACAATCCCATGCAGTGCTCTGGAGCTCTGCATTTTTGGGAAAGAAATTCTTCCATGATTAGTTATGGTATACAGACTAATTCTACTTTCATTGCTAAGCGAGGAAGTTTTGAAGACCCTACATTTAAGTTCCAGATTCCACTTCAACTTGCTGCAGAACGGGAAATTGGTAGATCTTTAATTAGAG ATCCAAAGTTCAGTTGGACTGTCAGTCTTAAGGAATTCGCACACCCAGGAAATAAAATTTTCAGCGCTGTTAGTACTGCTGGACCAATCTTCTTCCTTGCAATTTCCATGTTTGGTTTTGTCTTTCAAATAAGTGCTCTAATTGcagaaaaagaactaaaactcCGCCAG GCCATGACCATGATGGGTCTTTATGATAGTGCCTATTGGTTATCCTGGTTCACGTGGGAGGGAATTCTCACACTTCTTTCAGCACTCTTCACAGTTCTTTTTGGAATGATGTTTCAGTTTGACTTTTTCTTACTCAACAGCTTTGCAGTGTTGTTTGTTCTTTTCTACCTTTTTCAACTTAACATG ATTGGTTTTGCCTTCATGCTCTCTGCCTTCATTAGCAAGGCATCTTCATCCACAACTGTTGGTTTCTCTGTCTTTACCATTGGTTTTCTGACTCAG ATTGTTACGGTATTTGGATTTCCTTACACTAAGAAGTTCTCTAATACCTTCCGAATcatctggtccattttcccACCAAATGTATTTGCTCAAGGTCTTCAGTTGCTTTCTGATGCAACTTCAACACCACAGGATCATGGTGTCAGCTGGAATAGGAGAGCTAAATGCACACCAAATGATACGGAGTGCTTGATAACAATT AACGACATATATGTATGGCTTGTATCCACATTCTTTGTTTGGCTCATACTTGCAATCTACTTTGACAACATTCTTCCAAATGTATCTGGTGTTAGAAAATCAGTGTTGTATTTTCTGATGCCTGGATATTGGATGGGAAGAGGTGGAAACAAAGCTGAAG AGGGAGGCATTTGTAGCTGCAGAGGTTCAATTCCACCCTTGGAAAGTTTCACTTTAGACGATGAGGATGTCCTTGAGGAGGAAAACATTGTGAAACAGAAAATGGACGAAAGTGTGCTTGATGCAAGTGTCGTGGttcaaataagaggtctggtcAAGATATTTCCTGGAAGAACAAAGATCAGCTGCTGTAAGTGCGAGAGGTCATCACCTTACCATGCTCTCAAG GGTATGTGGGTGAACATTGCAAAAGATCAGTTATTTTGTCTTCTTGGACCAAATGGAGCTGGGAAAACTACTGCTATTAATTGCTTGACTGGAATTACCCCAGTGACCAGTGGTGATG CACTAATCTATGGATTCTCCATCCGGAGCTCAACTGGCATGTCAAACATCCGGAGGATGATAGGAGTTTGTCCCCAG TTTGATATTCTCTGGGATGCATTGTCTGGCCAAGAGCACCTTCATCTTTTTGCCAGTATTAAGGGTCTACCCCCTGCTTCAATCAAATTG GTTACACAAAAGTCATTAGCAGAAGTTAAACTTACAGAGGCGGCAAGAATCAGGGCAAGTAGCTACAGTGGTGGCATGAAACGGCGTCTTAGTGTTGCTATTGCCCTAATTGGTGAACCTAAATTGGTTATTTTGGATGAACCG ACTACTGGCATGGATCCAATAAGTAGAAGACACGTTTGGCACATAATTGAAAATGCTAAAAGAGGGCGTGCCATTGTTTTAACTACACATTCAATGGAAGAAGCTGATATATTAAGCGACCGCATAGGGATCATGGCAAAGGGTAGGCTTCGCTGCATTGGAACTTCTATAAGGTTGAAGTCAAAGTTTGGAACTGGTTTTATTGCGACTATAAGCTTGCTTGGGAGTACTGATGAGACTTCTGCAGCCAAAGATAATTCTACAATAGCTCAATATGAAGTAGTGAAACAGTTCTTCAAACAT CACTTGGATGTGCTACCCAAAGATGAGAATAAGTCCTTCCTGACGTTTGTTATTCCTCATGACAAGGAGAGGCTATTGATG AATTTCTTTGCGGGACTTGAAGACAGAAAAGAAGAATTTGGAATTGCAGACATTCAGCTTGGACTTGCTACCCTTGAAGAAGTTTTTCTCAACATTGCGAAAAAGGCAGAGCTAGAAAGTGCTGCTGCTGAGGGAAGCTTTCAAACCGTGACCTTAAATTCGGGACTGTCTGTTCAA ATACCTATGGGAGCAAGATTCATTGGCATTCCAGGAACAGAATCCACAGAATATCCAAATGGCATAATGGTAGAAATATTCTGGGAACAAGATGATTGTGGTGCACTCTGTATTTCTCATCATTCACAAGAGATGCCTATACCATCTCATGTTCAGCTAAGAGCTTCTTCAACAGCTCTTCGTAGAAACTTTTCTGGTCGACGAAAACAGGTAGATGGATTCGTAATAGATCCCATCCAAATATTTGACACAGATACATAG
- the LOC113767474 gene encoding ABC transporter A family member 2-like encodes MELQSGFPLQIQQFKARFKKNFLLSWRSKRSTFVSLFSSLFFIFLLFCIQKAIDARYSGNTSFKNVFDPKPLAGLAIPPCEDKFYAKLHCYDFLWSGNDSQRIAGIVQKIMDNNPGRPIPSTKVQSFKTRSEVDEWLLNHPMHCSGALHFMEINSSVISYGIQTNSTPLAMRGNYEDPTFKFQIPFQIAVEREIARSLVGDKKFSWQVSLKEYAHPAITIFSALGTAGPTFFFAIAMFGFVFQVNALVTEKELKLRQAMTMMGLYDTAYWLSWVAWEGIITLLSSLLTVLFGMMFQFDFFLNNSFGVVFLLFFLFQFNMIGFAFLLSAFISKTSSSTSSGYYIFVVGTITQVVTVFGFPYSHNFQNFFRIIWSFFPPNLLSEGLQLLSDATATPQDPGISWSGRSKCAPNDTECVISINDIYIWLIATFFLWLIAAIYFDNIMPNANGVRKASFYFLSPRYWTGKGGNRVEEGGVCSCTRSNLPAENIIPDDQDVLEEENLVKQQAAEGLLDSNVAVQLRGLAKTFPGVRRNICCCNCKSSSAFHALKGLWLNFPKDQLFCLLGPNGAGKTTAINCLTGITPVTSGDALVYENSIRSSTGMSNIRKMIGVCPQFDILWDALSGKEHLHLFATIKGLTPASIKSVVERSLAEVKLTEAARMRASSYSGGMKRRLSVAIALIGEPKLVVLDEPTTGMDPVTRRYVWDIIEDAKRGRAIILTTHSMEEADILSDRIGIMAKGRLRCIGTSIRLKSKFGTGFVASISFSGATYGTPNNREDNVTATQVEAVKQFFKDHLDVVPKEESRSFLTFVIQHDKEKLLKNFFAELQEREREFGIADIQLGLTTLEEVFLNIAKQAELETAIAEERYETLTLNSGTSIQVPVGARFVGIPGTETAENPRGTMVEVYWDQDDTGGLCISGHSAESPIPPHVEARPSAVTSRRRILGRSGQVYGFLIDPDQINHVNS; translated from the exons ATGGAACTTCAAAGTGGTTTTCCATTACAGATTCAACAGTTCAAAGCCCGCTTCAAGAAAAACTTCCTACTTTCTTGGAGGAGCAAGAGGTCCACATTTGTTTCCTTATTTTCATCcctcttcttcattttccttctctTCTGCATCCAAAAGGCCATTGATGCTCGGTATTCGGGCAACACGAGTTTCAAGAACGTTTTCGATCCCAAGCCTTTAGCAGGGCTTGCAATTCCACCCTGTGAGGACAAGTTTTATGCCAAACTACACTGTTATGATTTTCTCTGGAGTGGAAATGATAGTCAAAGGATCGCTGGCATTGTTCAGAAGATTATGGATAACAATCCTGGACGACCAATCCCTTCAACCAAG GTTCAATCATTTAAGACAAGAAGTGAAGTTGATGAATggctactcaatcaccccatgCATTGTTCTGGAGCTCTGCATTTTATGGAAATAAATTCTAGCGTTATCAGTTATGGCATACAAACAAACTCCACTCCATTAGCTATGCGAGGAAATTACGAGGATCCTACTTTCAAGTTCCAAATTCCATTTCAAATTGCTGTGGAGCGTGAAATAGCTCGTTCTCTAGTTGGAG ATAAAAAATTCAGTTGGCAGGTCAGTTTGAAGGAATATGCACACCCTGCAATTACAATTTTCTCCGCATTAGGTACAGCAGGGCCAACTTTTTTCTTTGCTATTGCCATGTTTGGCTTTGTGTTTCAAGTCAATGCATTGGTGACAGAGAAAGAACTCAAGCTTCGCCAG GCCATGACAATGATGGGACTCTATGACACTGCCTACTGGTTGTCTTGGGTTGCTTGGGAGGGTATTATCACTCTGCTTTCATCACTACTGACAGTTCTTTTTGGAATGATGTTTCAATTTGACTTTTTCCTCAACAACAGCTTTGGGGTTGTGTTccttctctttttcctcttccaATTCAATATG ATTGGTTTTGCCTTTCTATTGTCTGCGTTCATTAGCAAGACATCTTCATCCACAAGTTCCGGATACTATATTTTCGTTGTTGGTACAATAACTCAG GTAGTTACAGTGTTTGGATTTCCATACAGTCATAACTTCCAGAATTTTTTTCGAATCATTTGGTCTTTCTTTCCACCAAATCTTCTATCTGAGGGCCTTCAACTGCTCTCTGATGCTACTGCAACTCCACAAGACCCTGGAATTAGCTGGAGTGGAAGGTCAAAATGTGCACCAAATGACACAGAATGCGTGATATCAATT AATGATATTTACATATGGCTTATAGCAACATTCTTCCTGTGGCTCATAGCTGCAATCTACTTTGACAACATTATGCCCAATGCAAATGGGGTGAGAAAAGCATCGTTTTACTTCTTGAGTCCTCGGTACTGGACGGGAAAAGGTGGAAACAGAGTGGAAG AGGGTGGCGTTTGTAGCTGCACGAGGTCAAATCTTCCCGCAGAGAATATAATACCAGATGACCAAGATGTCCTGGAAGAGGAAAACCTTGTTAAACAGCAGGCAGCAGAAGGTTTGCTTGATTCAAATGTTGCAGTTCAGCTACGTGGTCTCGCGAAGACATTTCCTGGTGTGAGAAGAAACATCTGTTGTTGTAATTGCAAGAGCTCTTCAGCTTTCCATGCTCTCAAG GGTTTGTGGCTGAACTTTCCAAAAGATCAGTTATTTTGTCTACTTGGACCGAATGGAGCAGGAAAAACTACTGCTATCAATTGCTTGACTGGTATTACCCCAGTTACCAGTGGAGATG CATTGGTGTACGAAAATTCCATCCGAAGTTCCACAGGCATGTCAAACATTCGAAAGATGATAGGAGTTTGTCCTCAG TTTGACATTCTTTGGGATGCATTGTCCGGCAAAGAGCATCTCCACCTTTTTGCAACTATCAAAGGCCTGACCCCTGCCTCAATCAAATCT GTTGTGGAAAGATCATTAGCAGAAGTTAAACTTACTGAGGCAGCCAGAATGAGAGCTAGCAGCTATAGTGGCGGAATGAAACGGCGTCTTAGCGTTGCCATAGCCCTGATTGGTGAACCAAAATTGGTTGTATTAGATGAACCG ACAACTGGTATGGATCCTGTAACTCGAAGATATGTCTGGGACATAATTGAAGATGCAAAAAGAGGTCGTGCAATCATTCTGACTACTCATTCAATGGAAGAAGCTGATATCTTGAGCGATCGAATAGGAATTATGGCAAAAGGAAGGCTTCGCTGCATCGGGACTTCAATAAGGTTAAAATCAAAGTTTGGAACTGGCTTTGTTGCTAGCATAAGTTTTTCAGGGGCCACTTATGGAACTCCAAACAACAGAGAAGATAATGTTACTGCGACACAAGTTGAAGCAGTGAAACAGTTCTTTAAAGAC CATTTAGATGTGGTACCTAAAGAGGAGAGCAGGTCTTTCCTGACCTTTGTAATTCAGCATGACAAGGAAAAGCTCCTGAAG AATTTCTTTGCTGAGCTccaagaaagagagagagaatttgGTATAGCAGACATCCAACTTGGTCTTACAACTCTTGAAGAAGTATTTCTGAACATCGCCAAGCAAGCAGAGCTGGAAACTGCTATAGCTGAAGAAAGATACGAAACTCTGACTTTAAACTCCGGCACATCTATCCAA GTACCTGTAGGAGCTAGATTTGTTGGAATTCCTGGAACAGAAACTGCAGAAAATCCTAGAGGTACCATGGTTGAAGTATATTGGGACCAAGATGACACCGGAGGCCTCTGCATTTCTGGTCACTCTGCAGAAAGTCCAATACCACCTCATGTTGAAGCAAGACCATCAGCAGTCACATCTCGTAGAAGAATTTTAGGCCGATCAGGACAAGTTTATGGATTTCTAATTGATCCTGATCAAATCAATCATGTAAACTCTTAG